The following is a genomic window from Verrucosispora sp. WMMD573.
CACGGCGGTCGACACGGTGCATGAGGCCCTCACGGCGTGCCCGCCGCGACCGCGGTCCACGGCGCAGCGGACGCTGCTGGTCGCGGACCGCTTCTCACCGACGGACGTGGTACGCGTACTGCGGTCGGGGACTCTGGTGATGCTCCGGTTCGCCGACGTCACTCCGAGCCGACTGGCCGCCGCGGTGCGGGCCGCCCGGGACGGGGAGGTCCGGTTGCCGCACGAGGTGCTGGTCGGGGTGCTCGGTGGCACCGGTGCGCCGGAGCAGGTCGAGACGTCCCGCGCGGCCGGCCGGTCACCGCTGACGCCACGCCAGACGAGGGTGCTCGCGTTGATGGCCGAGGGCCAGGACAACGCGATGATCGCCCGGTCTTTGCTGTGCTCCAACCACACCGTGAAGAAC
Proteins encoded in this region:
- a CDS encoding LuxR C-terminal-related transcriptional regulator; the protein is MNALTAHVVAPSATVRAEVLTALRRAGVTAVPDPYESPDAVIVTAVDTVHEALTACPPRPRSTAQRTLLVADRFSPTDVVRVLRSGTLVMLRFADVTPSRLAAAVRAARDGEVRLPHEVLVGVLGGTGAPEQVETSRAAGRSPLTPRQTRVLALMAEGQDNAMIARSLLCSNHTVKNVIYDMMARLQVRNRAHAVACGVAAGLI